The Acetobacter vaccinii genome has a window encoding:
- a CDS encoding type II secretion system F family protein, giving the protein MEIRYTDVDYDRRSQISSSVSRLVNRLDFSWKNRESLYQMLSIRLRVGMSEASIIRMFAVQARRNRQKSVCRVTDAMIGRLQHGETLTETLRPYIPDDEYMIIMAGEKAGTLPDALELLCESKSGSNAMLHASFKALAQPLLYLAVIYVFLYVMGTTILPGLINGPLAPKTPSTSQKVLMVATSLATGWYGPILITVLVTSALVIWQSLSRLTGPLRVMLERIPPWSLYRDIQGFIWISSFLALVRAGVPDKDAVRLQSANASPWLRERLDAIYTNLTVRGMSFPDSLLETGLTFPSPRIMDDVEANWINKAGYDRLYHSTRHWATTLEKRTIAFAKRTENGFVYLMIGLSVVLAAACDNLGTDVSHMTNF; this is encoded by the coding sequence ATGGAAATCCGTTACACCGATGTCGATTACGACCGCAGGTCGCAGATCAGTTCAAGCGTCAGCCGTCTTGTCAACAGACTGGATTTTTCCTGGAAAAACAGGGAGAGTCTTTATCAGATGCTCTCCATCCGCCTGCGTGTGGGAATGTCTGAGGCGAGCATCATCCGGATGTTTGCAGTCCAGGCCAGGCGCAACCGTCAGAAGTCCGTCTGCAGGGTCACTGACGCCATGATAGGGCGCCTCCAGCACGGGGAAACCCTGACTGAAACTCTGCGTCCCTACATTCCCGATGATGAATACATGATCATCATGGCTGGAGAAAAAGCAGGGACTTTACCCGATGCTCTCGAACTGCTCTGTGAAAGCAAGTCGGGCTCCAACGCCATGCTCCATGCCTCCTTCAAAGCCCTTGCCCAGCCATTACTCTATCTGGCTGTCATCTACGTCTTTCTCTACGTCATGGGCACAACCATTCTTCCGGGGCTGATCAACGGTCCTCTGGCTCCCAAAACACCCAGCACCTCACAAAAAGTCCTGATGGTCGCCACGTCACTGGCAACAGGCTGGTATGGGCCAATCCTCATCACAGTGCTGGTCACATCCGCCCTTGTCATCTGGCAGAGCCTGTCACGTCTGACAGGTCCTCTTCGTGTCATGCTGGAGCGGATACCCCCGTGGTCTCTCTATCGCGACATTCAGGGGTTTATCTGGATTTCCAGCTTTCTGGCCCTCGTGCGTGCAGGTGTCCCCGACAAGGATGCCGTCAGGCTGCAGTCGGCGAACGCCTCACCCTGGCTGCGCGAGCGCCTGGACGCCATCTACACGAACCTCACCGTCAGGGGAATGAGTTTTCCAGACTCCCTGCTGGAAACCGGACTGACATTTCCATCGCCCAGGATCATGGATGATGTCGAAGCGAACTGGATCAACAAAGCCGGATATGACCGGCTGTATCATTCCACACGCCATTGGGCCACGACCCTCGAAAAACGCACCATCGCCTTCGCCAAGAGGACGGAAAACGGGTTCGTCTACCTCATGATCGGCCTCAGCGTCGTGCTGGCAGCCGCGTGTGATAACCTCGGCACAGACGTCTCCCACATGACGAATTTCTAG
- a CDS encoding type 4 pilus major pilin: MDSMIAVLAKATLGGLALLAVVGLIYEAFHKSSEQIAANFETELVTNVQGYFQGGVTARNYSGLTNQVAIQAALVPKGMLLSGDTSTLKGPWPNSTVTLASANSGMGMTATWNNVQSEDCATFARSQSPTSLTVNGTTISPTSSTVAADIATACNAGTTSSTVTIMFEHDS, encoded by the coding sequence ATGGATAGTATGATTGCAGTCCTCGCCAAAGCCACCCTCGGGGGGTTGGCGCTGCTCGCCGTTGTTGGCCTCATCTACGAGGCCTTTCACAAAAGCTCGGAACAGATTGCTGCTAATTTTGAAACCGAGCTGGTCACAAACGTCCAGGGGTATTTCCAGGGCGGTGTGACCGCACGGAACTACTCCGGGCTGACGAACCAGGTCGCCATTCAGGCCGCCCTGGTTCCCAAGGGCATGCTTCTGAGTGGAGATACATCGACCCTCAAAGGACCATGGCCCAACTCCACAGTCACTCTCGCCTCCGCCAATAGTGGCATGGGGATGACGGCAACGTGGAATAATGTGCAGAGCGAGGATTGCGCGACATTCGCACGCTCGCAGAGCCCGACCAGCCTGACAGTCAACGGGACAACAATTTCCCCGACCAGTTCAACCGTGGCGGCCGATATTGCAACGGCCTGCAATGCAGGCACGACCAGTTCCACTGTGACCATCATGTTCGAACACGATAGCTGA
- a CDS encoding type IV pilus biogenesis protein PilM yields MGYLLLALTIIIGLFAEGAGTWVRANAPSLNAPPAYAVQPWLAYKSAVQVYVEQHPGVSGSLDLDTLGLQGQTAALAQAGNSIIATPGQTTVVTWMAMPANAQADTLSLSDGDHSIGLSNGTSWTSPWFGDMGALPLMVPAGDIVSVVILSGTGF; encoded by the coding sequence ATGGGCTATCTCCTGCTCGCCCTGACCATCATCATCGGCCTGTTCGCCGAAGGCGCCGGGACATGGGTGCGTGCCAACGCCCCGTCCCTCAACGCGCCACCTGCGTATGCCGTCCAGCCCTGGCTGGCCTACAAAAGTGCGGTGCAGGTCTATGTCGAACAGCATCCAGGGGTCTCAGGATCCCTGGATCTCGACACACTGGGCCTTCAAGGACAGACGGCGGCCCTGGCGCAGGCTGGCAACAGCATCATCGCAACACCCGGACAGACCACGGTGGTCACATGGATGGCCATGCCCGCCAATGCCCAGGCCGATACCCTCAGCCTCTCTGACGGCGACCACAGCATCGGTCTCTCTAACGGCACCAGCTGGACATCACCGTGGTTCGGCGACATGGGCGCCCTGCCGCTCATGGTGCCCGCAGGTGACATCGTCTCCGTCGTCATACTCAGCGGAACAGGTTTCTGA
- the pilV gene encoding shufflon system plasmid conjugative transfer pilus tip adhesin PilV codes for MPQLIAMLAAAILSITPTVMYFQNLQDSHRQAVINITAQQFQLLLAGIHRYVRAHATPLEDGLSTGQMVPVTLDALLAEHDLPPGFTAINPFGQQWQIYVAQPVTGTLEAWITATGGETLSPRDVVSVATHTGAQGGYIPQDGLIAGLTSQVAQGAAGTWSRSIPGAINPGPGHLFGIVASANDVDNNADYLYREAVPGHQELTTMRSPLGMGGNDINDVKTLNGHDANFTGRIGVGGTRAADGPYPGVWYGGVHTFDSYVDGGTYGAGTNGSMNVAISGQGASGFGWASQFWTAPVFRPTLVAVSGQPCGTADNDTTSWATTHWAGTTTDSGSFAIENGDIAKDENGATLVCRKGIWSPAVAGAHVTNYMLDPTPGDPSGDTHAASLGEHVFCALTDSFEYNKEDPTYGFTPNATRVLPVGIGPHGFFIWNLSRGDHGTFGGGAACIDFDNTAATTVSNATISGSN; via the coding sequence ATGCCTCAACTCATCGCGATGCTGGCCGCAGCCATCCTGAGCATCACCCCGACAGTCATGTATTTCCAAAACCTGCAGGACAGTCACCGCCAGGCTGTCATCAATATCACGGCGCAGCAGTTCCAACTCCTTCTGGCTGGGATTCACCGCTACGTCCGCGCCCATGCGACCCCCCTGGAGGATGGCCTGTCCACCGGGCAGATGGTGCCGGTGACACTCGACGCCCTGCTTGCCGAGCATGACCTGCCGCCCGGCTTTACCGCCATCAACCCCTTTGGCCAGCAATGGCAGATCTACGTGGCCCAGCCTGTCACGGGCACGCTGGAGGCGTGGATTACCGCGACCGGAGGCGAAACCCTGTCCCCCAGGGACGTGGTGTCAGTCGCCACCCATACCGGCGCACAGGGGGGATATATTCCCCAGGATGGGCTGATCGCCGGTCTGACATCGCAGGTCGCCCAAGGGGCGGCCGGGACCTGGTCGCGCAGCATTCCTGGCGCAATCAATCCCGGGCCCGGCCATCTCTTCGGGATCGTCGCCTCGGCCAATGACGTCGATAACAACGCCGACTACCTCTATCGCGAAGCCGTGCCTGGTCATCAGGAACTGACCACCATGCGCTCGCCCCTGGGCATGGGGGGCAACGATATCAACGATGTAAAAACCCTCAATGGCCATGACGCCAATTTCACCGGCCGGATCGGTGTCGGCGGAACACGCGCCGCAGACGGTCCCTACCCCGGGGTGTGGTATGGTGGCGTGCATACATTTGATTCCTATGTCGATGGCGGTACCTACGGAGCAGGCACCAACGGCTCCATGAACGTCGCCATCTCCGGTCAGGGTGCCAGTGGCTTTGGCTGGGCCAGCCAGTTCTGGACCGCCCCTGTGTTCCGGCCAACACTGGTCGCCGTCTCCGGCCAGCCCTGCGGCACGGCCGACAATGACACGACCTCCTGGGCAACGACACACTGGGCAGGCACCACGACAGACAGCGGCTCCTTCGCCATCGAAAACGGTGACATCGCCAAGGATGAGAACGGCGCAACCCTCGTCTGCCGCAAGGGGATCTGGAGCCCGGCCGTCGCGGGCGCGCATGTCACCAACTACATGCTCGACCCCACGCCGGGTGATCCCAGCGGTGATACCCATGCCGCATCCCTGGGCGAGCACGTCTTCTGCGCCCTGACGGACAGCTTCGAATACAACAAGGAAGACCCCACCTACGGCTTCACACCCAACGCAACGCGTGTTCTGCCCGTGGGGATCGGACCACATGGCTTTTTCATCTGGAACCTCTCGCGTGGCGACCATGGCACGTTCGGGGGCGGGGCCGCGTGCATCGACTTTGACAATACCGCAGCCACCACAGTGTCCAACGCCACCATCAGCGGATCGAACTGA
- a CDS encoding transglycosylase SLT domain-containing protein has translation MAAATLAACISLAATAYHVTPAAITRVLDTPAPGSAAVGVMHLPPAWVPILTRIGFDPARLGSDDCTNIAAGAWVLAWVQMHQAPGPTRRPPALPDPGHPLPAALDSCALDAAQRYHLPPILFRAILMTEGGRVGRISRNRNGSYDMGPAQINSTHLPELAHIGITREQVINDGCLNLHIGAWILARSLGGQTPANPDEFWRRVGNYNSPTPEINKSYQRKVWSNVLLASRSQHQGG, from the coding sequence ATGGCCGCCGCAACCCTTGCCGCCTGCATCAGTCTGGCCGCAACCGCCTACCATGTCACACCGGCCGCCATCACCCGTGTCCTCGATACGCCCGCACCTGGCAGTGCTGCGGTGGGTGTCATGCACCTGCCCCCCGCCTGGGTGCCGATACTGACGCGGATCGGTTTCGATCCCGCGAGGCTGGGCAGTGATGACTGCACGAACATCGCCGCAGGGGCCTGGGTTCTGGCCTGGGTGCAGATGCACCAGGCACCCGGCCCTACGCGCAGACCACCAGCCCTGCCAGACCCCGGCCACCCCCTGCCCGCCGCTCTGGACAGCTGCGCGCTCGATGCCGCCCAGCGCTACCACCTGCCCCCCATCCTCTTCCGGGCCATCCTGATGACCGAAGGCGGGCGGGTCGGGCGCATCTCGCGCAATCGCAACGGCTCCTATGACATGGGGCCAGCCCAGATCAATTCGACCCATCTCCCCGAACTCGCGCACATAGGCATCACCCGCGAGCAGGTCATCAATGACGGATGTCTGAACCTGCATATCGGTGCGTGGATCCTCGCACGCTCCCTGGGCGGGCAGACCCCGGCCAATCCGGATGAGTTCTGGCGCAGGGTAGGCAATTACAATTCGCCCACTCCCGAGATCAACAAAAGCTACCAGCGCAAGGTGTGGAGCAATGTGCTGCTTGCCTCGCGCTCACAACATCAGGGGGGATAA
- a CDS encoding DotD/TraH family lipoprotein (Members of this family include DotD of type IVB secretion systems and TraH of plasmid conjugative plasmid systems, both lipoproteins.), translating to MTRSIRPLPFPAALLCTLAGVLAGCAPPQPPPARGIAQDMTAVLHSMDQMGQVRFPMVRPGSVLPAELRRPMAWRWTGRLDTAVRLIGERVGYSVVTPQTRTSPIISIDESDSTAAGLLDALAAAAEPEARIDVDLLSHTIRISWHV from the coding sequence ATGACCAGATCCATCCGCCCCCTTCCTTTCCCGGCCGCCCTGCTCTGCACCCTCGCCGGTGTGCTGGCAGGCTGCGCGCCACCCCAGCCCCCGCCCGCACGGGGCATCGCCCAGGACATGACCGCCGTTCTGCACAGCATGGACCAGATGGGACAGGTCCGCTTTCCCATGGTCAGGCCGGGTTCTGTCCTGCCTGCGGAGCTGCGTCGTCCCATGGCCTGGCGCTGGACGGGACGTCTGGACACGGCCGTGCGTCTGATCGGTGAGCGTGTCGGCTATAGCGTGGTGACGCCCCAGACCCGGACTTCGCCCATCATCAGCATTGATGAATCCGACAGCACGGCCGCTGGTCTGCTCGACGCCCTGGCGGCCGCAGCCGAGCCCGAGGCGCGCATTGATGTCGATCTGCTCTCTCACACGATCAGGATTTCCTGGCATGTCTAA
- a CDS encoding type IV secretory system conjugative DNA transfer family protein has product MSKCTLSAAAVLLALGLSSAPLWAAPAPSDLPVPPIPAGNPALANPIDTPITGAAESPDIPEIERPPSLEALMAVRPGYGPGTEKSSGRDDIVRQAAWAFGAQGGLAARSDAINEMLRRYAATLDQVFDFRTLVLPVGGGQTLLRPPVITQAQMALALDPSGQTASESHEINAIARKAALVSRPPEWRTWLVRPVTPAQAPPDAQRPATRHEVVIWREAMARGWAAGERQAVDIFLDDLARLERDIIGMARYRVLLRAGRVKAPDLALMHRPSDVRDDTLRIDSTDMRIDTQAHFEGNRAHWHGVEETP; this is encoded by the coding sequence ATGTCTAAATGCACGCTCAGTGCAGCGGCTGTCCTGCTGGCCCTGGGGCTGTCCTCAGCGCCCCTGTGGGCCGCTCCCGCACCGTCCGATCTCCCCGTCCCGCCCATTCCCGCTGGCAACCCGGCCCTGGCCAATCCCATCGACACGCCCATCACCGGGGCGGCCGAGAGTCCAGACATTCCTGAAATCGAACGCCCACCCTCCCTTGAAGCCCTGATGGCCGTGCGACCGGGCTATGGTCCTGGCACGGAGAAAAGCAGCGGGCGCGATGACATCGTCCGACAGGCAGCCTGGGCCTTTGGCGCGCAGGGCGGTCTGGCCGCGCGCTCGGATGCCATCAACGAGATGCTGCGCCGCTACGCTGCAACCCTGGATCAGGTCTTCGACTTCCGCACCCTTGTCCTGCCTGTCGGTGGTGGCCAGACCCTCCTGCGTCCCCCGGTCATCACCCAGGCCCAGATGGCCCTGGCACTCGATCCGTCAGGCCAGACCGCCAGTGAAAGCCACGAGATCAACGCCATTGCCCGCAAGGCGGCCCTGGTCTCCCGCCCCCCCGAATGGCGGACATGGCTCGTCCGGCCGGTCACACCCGCCCAGGCCCCACCTGATGCCCAGCGTCCCGCGACGCGCCATGAAGTCGTGATCTGGCGCGAGGCCATGGCCAGGGGATGGGCTGCGGGAGAACGCCAGGCCGTGGATATCTTCCTCGACGATCTGGCCCGGCTGGAGCGGGACATCATCGGCATGGCGCGTTACCGCGTGCTGCTGCGCGCAGGCCGTGTCAAAGCCCCTGATCTGGCACTCATGCACCGTCCGTCCGATGTGCGCGACGATACGCTGCGCATCGACAGTACGGACATGCGGATCGACACCCAGGCCCATTTCGAGGGCAACCGGGCGCACTGGCACGGCGTGGAGGAGACACCCTGA
- a CDS encoding secretion/conjugation apparatus DotM-related subunit, which produces MARQSTPGFQSQGADHTASLIVGIVIALTLLIIAIWLLFHTQIAQATLFVQGLELDLIGLFTHDYDALHARMRAADPARLSWSTLWTLAGITGSVLRYPVIAIVLGLAVLCLTRAPSGRYRERFGLDGMQKVMADLHPIGKAWIGASLPLTEPAPPGSPLRPLDPALEAGEWLARYAPDGLDTTAGLEQACSALGAQAGQRWTGPQSLQTADLVMFMALGLFCKREKKEAMGILENLSAALSGTLSKGAPQKPALVSTAYLRQLRRAYTRQGWSDALTIMDRHAHVRSGLLSLLQHARRRCGVVNPGLFSAIQLLDRDLWLVLSAVSYPRDRQPDHMLSITTCTEAAGAVEHWQAECVLGAPIPTPRVDRALVSLSFTGKDSDGV; this is translated from the coding sequence ATGGCCCGCCAGAGCACACCCGGCTTTCAGTCCCAGGGGGCGGACCATACCGCATCCCTGATCGTGGGCATTGTCATTGCCCTCACGCTCCTGATCATCGCGATCTGGCTGCTGTTCCACACCCAGATCGCACAGGCGACACTGTTCGTCCAGGGGCTTGAACTCGACCTCATCGGCCTGTTCACCCATGACTATGACGCGTTGCACGCCAGAATGCGGGCTGCTGATCCGGCCAGGCTGTCCTGGTCCACGCTATGGACCCTGGCAGGCATCACAGGCTCCGTCCTGCGTTATCCGGTCATCGCCATTGTGCTGGGTCTGGCCGTCCTGTGCCTGACCCGCGCCCCCTCAGGCCGCTACCGCGAACGCTTTGGCCTGGACGGCATGCAGAAGGTGATGGCGGATCTTCATCCCATTGGCAAAGCCTGGATCGGGGCCTCTCTCCCACTGACAGAACCGGCTCCCCCAGGCAGCCCCCTGCGTCCGCTTGATCCCGCCCTGGAAGCTGGCGAATGGCTGGCCCGTTATGCCCCTGACGGGCTGGACACAACAGCAGGCCTGGAGCAGGCGTGCAGCGCCCTCGGAGCGCAGGCCGGTCAGCGCTGGACCGGACCGCAGAGCCTGCAGACAGCCGACCTCGTGATGTTCATGGCCCTGGGCCTGTTCTGCAAGCGGGAAAAGAAAGAGGCGATGGGTATTCTTGAGAACCTGTCCGCAGCCCTGTCAGGAACCCTGTCCAAAGGGGCACCCCAGAAGCCAGCCCTGGTCAGCACGGCCTATCTCCGCCAGCTGCGCCGGGCCTACACCCGCCAGGGCTGGTCCGATGCGCTGACCATCATGGACCGCCATGCCCATGTCCGGTCCGGTCTGCTGTCCCTGCTGCAGCACGCCCGCAGACGCTGCGGCGTCGTCAACCCGGGCCTGTTCAGCGCCATCCAGTTACTCGACCGCGACCTCTGGCTGGTGCTGAGCGCTGTGTCCTATCCCCGTGACCGCCAGCCCGATCACATGCTGTCGATCACCACATGCACAGAAGCCGCCGGTGCTGTCGAGCACTGGCAGGCCGAGTGTGTGCTGGGTGCGCCCATCCCCACCCCTCGTGTGGATCGCGCCCTTGTTTCCCTGTCCTTTACCGGTAAAGATTCTGATGGCGTTTAA
- a CDS encoding type IV pilus twitching motility protein PilT gives MSDALPLWEGDLNALRNEELDRLLMWCAESEASRIQIQTGCPIAVRIHGRNHEITRREVSDTIVREAIAKMYRDQSVLSRLASAEAIDIAYTLWPNRKGRRYPFRINGIATTIGGNDGIGITIRPLADIPRSVEEQGVEPALLEAFEGDKGAFMVCGPTGSGKTTLMGGITRRRLEDPDCHCNIVEGSSPTELLFDRVRKVNATIMQTEIPRKMASFDEFIRAAMRQEPTDINVTEIRDPPTMVAGVDAGNTGHRLMASMHTNDPADTIRRASALCPADQRDSLTMGFVENLRLLVNQRLLPSRDGKRTAIRAFLPITRSIRNTLLDSPRDRWPGLIRDLTDTQGQSFTTAIRAALAQGRITETVAGMALREET, from the coding sequence ATGTCTGACGCCCTGCCCCTGTGGGAGGGCGACCTGAATGCCCTGCGCAATGAGGAACTCGATCGTCTGCTCATGTGGTGCGCCGAGAGTGAGGCCTCGCGCATCCAGATACAGACAGGCTGCCCCATTGCGGTACGCATTCATGGACGCAACCATGAAATCACACGACGCGAGGTGTCTGACACGATCGTGCGCGAGGCCATCGCCAAGATGTACCGCGACCAGAGTGTCCTCTCCCGTCTGGCCAGCGCCGAAGCCATCGACATCGCCTACACCCTGTGGCCCAACCGCAAGGGTCGGCGTTATCCGTTCCGCATCAACGGCATTGCCACGACCATCGGCGGCAATGATGGCATCGGCATTACAATCCGCCCGCTGGCAGACATCCCGCGCTCTGTGGAGGAGCAGGGCGTCGAGCCGGCCCTGCTGGAAGCCTTTGAGGGAGACAAGGGCGCATTCATGGTCTGCGGTCCAACGGGATCGGGCAAGACCACCCTCATGGGCGGAATCACCCGCAGGCGTCTGGAAGATCCGGACTGCCACTGCAATATCGTTGAAGGCTCGTCCCCCACGGAACTCCTCTTTGACCGGGTCCGCAAGGTCAACGCCACGATCATGCAGACAGAAATTCCCCGCAAGATGGCGAGTTTCGATGAGTTTATCCGTGCGGCCATGCGCCAGGAACCCACCGATATCAACGTAACGGAAATCCGCGATCCTCCGACCATGGTGGCAGGGGTAGACGCCGGGAATACCGGACACCGGCTGATGGCCAGCATGCACACCAATGATCCGGCCGACACGATCCGCCGGGCCAGCGCCCTGTGCCCGGCCGATCAGCGCGACAGTCTGACAATGGGGTTTGTCGAAAACCTGCGGTTGCTGGTCAACCAGCGGCTGCTCCCGTCACGCGACGGGAAGAGGACGGCCATCCGGGCCTTCCTGCCCATCACACGCAGCATCCGCAACACACTGCTCGACAGCCCCCGTGATCGCTGGCCCGGCCTCATCCGTGACCTGACGGACACGCAGGGGCAGTCCTTCACAACGGCCATCAGAGCCGCCCTCGCCCAGGGACGCATTACCGAGACAGTCGCAGGGATGGCCCTGCGGGAGGAGACCTAA
- the icmT gene encoding IcmT/TraK family protein has translation MWRFTADPVRLVILDFRALAPMLVFFCHMNEDTFIIALIGVAFFGVLAWMGLTLPVALRMARASLCGPIRPRLPAWKKRDYA, from the coding sequence ATGTGGCGCTTTACAGCTGATCCGGTCCGTCTGGTCATTCTGGACTTCAGAGCCCTCGCCCCCATGCTGGTCTTCTTCTGCCACATGAACGAGGACACCTTCATCATTGCCCTCATCGGGGTAGCCTTCTTTGGCGTCCTGGCCTGGATGGGGCTGACCCTGCCCGTGGCCCTGCGCATGGCGCGGGCCTCTCTGTGTGGCCCGATCCGCCCCCGCCTGCCCGCCTGGAAAAAAAGAGACTACGCATGA
- a CDS encoding type IV secretion system DNA-binding domain-containing protein, which yields MAFLSRRMDGPQDHHEQRAGIAYLDTRTLGAQIHEVATGPGSAFGMIALAGLALAVPALAPFTLPIAGAFTAYVLTRPLILPLRLPANARQKDQNNPVAHPRRQGVDVPGPATGDWFLGWEETTGQQLWLSNDDMAMHTILPGSTGWGKSQTIYSLLCNALAQGSGCMIVDGKGSNNLVFSVKMMARRWGREADVRVINMLVSSGDRKSHTWGAFSGVNPEGLSELLLTIFLPEDKSGGGGSSAYFRDRAESLIRSMSSIWVWMRDHAGIPITSESIRASLSSIQSLIDLVGTDAGPSVERVFSYYDLDSQSLRTMPLPEAFPLPLLDPVRSYVNETGGFSSSKGGVDSQDKVREQHSYVVGGFAKAFTQMGSTLGHIFRCGLPGVDFQDIFYNRRILVVVLPSLENHPETNASLGRMTITAQRYALAPALGTSLEGDYVDLVVNRPSSAATVYPIVYDELGMFVTRGLDVMMAQARELNVGITISFQEVGTMYAALGRDRVVPLLGNPKLKIFGQIEDSAPTKEWLESTGGTMQVSVLPGYESSPTLGVYSGMDRADIREIKRISWSDVQSLRSGQAIILFRGKRIYTRLFYAGIKPSGYNRLHPLLTLRTVPAGLERPEAQAIRAGQDIPGRGFQSAPDPILDAIHARMAQIVDTDDPVRNDIRSLFGADIPGAGTQYFAALFRGVRSVSLPKVDTRVTLLARKENAALYESMVALELLNYDAESQTRSRVARLINALPHLHARKRKG from the coding sequence GTGGCGTTCCTGTCCCGCCGGATGGACGGCCCGCAGGATCATCATGAGCAGCGTGCGGGCATCGCCTATCTGGATACCCGCACGCTGGGGGCCCAGATCCACGAGGTTGCAACAGGACCTGGCTCAGCCTTTGGCATGATTGCCCTGGCGGGTCTGGCTCTGGCGGTTCCGGCCCTGGCCCCCTTCACCCTCCCGATTGCCGGGGCCTTTACCGCCTATGTGCTGACGCGCCCCCTCATCCTGCCCCTGCGTCTGCCTGCCAATGCCCGCCAGAAGGATCAGAACAATCCCGTTGCCCACCCCAGACGCCAGGGTGTGGATGTCCCCGGCCCAGCGACCGGAGACTGGTTTCTGGGCTGGGAAGAAACCACCGGCCAGCAGCTCTGGCTGAGCAACGACGACATGGCCATGCACACCATCCTGCCCGGTTCAACCGGCTGGGGGAAAAGCCAGACCATCTACAGCCTGCTGTGCAATGCCCTTGCCCAGGGCAGCGGCTGCATGATCGTGGACGGCAAAGGCTCGAACAACCTGGTCTTCTCCGTCAAGATGATGGCCCGGCGCTGGGGACGTGAGGCCGATGTCCGGGTCATCAACATGCTGGTGTCCAGCGGGGATCGCAAAAGCCACACCTGGGGCGCGTTCTCAGGCGTAAACCCCGAAGGGCTGAGCGAGCTTCTGCTGACCATCTTCCTGCCCGAAGACAAAAGCGGCGGGGGTGGCAGTTCGGCGTATTTTCGTGACAGGGCGGAATCCCTCATCCGCAGCATGAGCTCTATCTGGGTCTGGATGCGCGATCATGCGGGCATCCCGATCACATCCGAAAGCATCCGCGCCAGCCTGTCCTCCATCCAGTCGCTCATTGATCTGGTGGGCACGGATGCAGGTCCATCGGTCGAGCGTGTATTCAGCTATTACGATCTCGACAGCCAGAGCCTGCGGACAATGCCTCTGCCAGAGGCCTTCCCGCTCCCTCTGCTGGACCCTGTGCGCAGCTACGTTAATGAAACCGGCGGGTTTTCAAGCAGCAAGGGCGGTGTGGACAGCCAGGACAAGGTGCGTGAGCAACACTCCTATGTCGTCGGCGGCTTTGCCAAAGCCTTCACGCAGATGGGCTCGACCCTGGGGCATATCTTTCGCTGCGGCCTGCCCGGTGTTGATTTCCAGGACATTTTCTACAACCGCCGCATTCTGGTGGTGGTTCTGCCCTCTCTCGAAAACCATCCCGAGACCAATGCGTCTCTGGGCCGCATGACGATTACCGCCCAGCGGTACGCTCTCGCACCCGCGCTGGGAACATCCCTTGAGGGGGACTATGTCGATCTGGTCGTCAACAGGCCGTCCTCGGCGGCAACGGTCTATCCGATCGTCTATGACGAACTGGGGATGTTCGTCACCCGTGGGCTGGATGTAATGATGGCCCAGGCGCGCGAACTCAATGTCGGGATTACGATCTCGTTCCAGGAAGTCGGGACAATGTATGCCGCCCTGGGCAGGGATCGGGTTGTGCCGCTGCTGGGCAATCCCAAGCTCAAGATCTTCGGGCAGATTGAAGATTCCGCGCCCACCAAGGAGTGGCTGGAAAGCACGGGTGGCACGATGCAGGTCAGCGTCCTGCCCGGCTATGAAAGTTCGCCCACCCTTGGGGTCTATAGTGGTATGGACCGCGCTGATATCCGCGAGATCAAGCGTATCTCGTGGAGTGACGTGCAGTCGCTGCGCAGCGGTCAGGCCATTATCCTGTTCCGGGGAAAACGGATCTACACGCGGCTGTTCTATGCGGGGATCAAACCCTCTGGCTACAACAGGCTGCATCCGCTGCTGACCCTGCGGACCGTGCCCGCGGGGCTGGAGAGACCCGAGGCCCAGGCGATCCGGGCCGGGCAGGATATCCCCGGCCGCGGCTTCCAGTCTGCACCCGATCCCATTCTGGACGCCATCCATGCCAGAATGGCGCAGATTGTCGATACGGATGATCCTGTGCGCAATGACATCCGCTCCCTGTTCGGCGCGGACATTCCCGGTGCTGGCACACAGTATTTTGCTGCCCTGTTCCGGGGCGTCAGATCAGTCTCGCTCCCAAAGGTGGACACGAGAGTAACGCTGCTCGCGCGCAAAGAGAATGCAGCGCTCTATGAATCCATGGTCGCGCTGGAATTGCTCAATTACGATGCTGAGAGCCAGACCCGCAGCCGTGTGGCCCGCCTCATCAACGCGCTGCCCCACCTGCACGCCAGAAAACGGAAGGGATAA